AGCGATCGTATAAACCACAATGAACTAATTACATCACACCTCCGGTTCAATTCCCGCAGCTCTAAGCTGTTGTGCTAATCTTTCCGCACGCTGACGTTCATCATCCGCACGCTGACGTTCATCATCCGCACGTTGACGTTCCCTAATTGTCAACTCCGAACCCCACAGCAGCAGTTCTCCGCTTTCATCCCACCAGCGCAACCAATACCCAGTTCGATTTTCCCGACTACCTGACCACACACCCAGAAAAAGGTTAATTTCTGGAATCCAACAACGATTATTTTCATCCGGGGTTTGGATTTGGTATCTTCCCAAAATATCCAATCGATAAACCTCCAATACTCCGGTACTCGGTTCAAAAATTGCATAATTGGGAACTTGCAAAATCTGTTCGTAAAAAAACCACTTTCCCGGTGGATAAGTTGGTTTGCTGGAATACTCGCTTCCTTCAGTATCAGAAATAAATTCCATCACAATGACTGGAATATCTCCTTGAAGTCGCGGTGTATAACTGCGAATCACCTCTTCTCGTGAAACCCGAATTGCGGGTACATATCCCCAATCTGGTGCTTTCACCACAAACTTATTATTTAAAGTGGCACAAATACCGTAATTAGTTGTAGTCAAAGCATTCGCGGGTAACTTCCCAGCAAATACCAAGCTTTCGGTTAACGCAGCAGCTAAAGGTGGTTGATTAATATTATCCACTGGCTCGTCATCTAAAACAAAATCGTCTGGTAACTTTTCCCACGTAACTTCAAATGTGGCTGAATTAGCTAACATAATGCTACTACCTCATTACGCCGTTTAATTATCAGTAGTTATTCTTGAGATGTAATACTTGACAAAAGTTGTTCAAATTCTGCAACCGAAGGAATAGCGATCGCTCTTTTAAGAAGCCTTTTTAACACAGCCGATTCCTGAATTTGATTAACAACTTCCACAATCGAACTTGGCACGAGTCCAAACCGCGTCTCTAAAACTTCAATTACACTATCTCT
Above is a genomic segment from Tolypothrix sp. NIES-4075 containing:
- a CDS encoding Uma2 family endonuclease; its protein translation is MLANSATFEVTWEKLPDDFVLDDEPVDNINQPPLAAALTESLVFAGKLPANALTTTNYGICATLNNKFVVKAPDWGYVPAIRVSREEVIRSYTPRLQGDIPVIVMEFISDTEGSEYSSKPTYPPGKWFFYEQILQVPNYAIFEPSTGVLEVYRLDILGRYQIQTPDENNRCWIPEINLFLGVWSGSRENRTGYWLRWWDESGELLLWGSELTIRERQRADDERQRADDERQRAERLAQQLRAAGIEPEV